A single genomic interval of Oceanivirga salmonicida harbors:
- a CDS encoding OmpA family protein, with protein sequence MKKIILSISLITLLFSCTGVGNYDMNVKHSWCNNSCGAEKVEQPEKINVVKEETPKPEKKVQKKKVVIAIAADALFKFDKYQLKDMLPEGKASIEEAARVINDEYTSVDEINLIGHTDRLGSEKYNQILGLNRAKTVREYFKVLGVTTKITVDSKGESEPVVFCEGRKSTPKLRECLQPNRRVIIEFNGVKIEK encoded by the coding sequence ATGAAAAAGATAATACTATCAATAAGTTTAATCACTCTTTTATTTTCGTGTACAGGTGTTGGTAACTATGACATGAATGTAAAACATAGTTGGTGTAATAATAGTTGTGGAGCAGAAAAGGTTGAACAACCAGAAAAAATTAACGTAGTTAAGGAAGAAACACCGAAACCAGAAAAAAAAGTACAAAAGAAAAAGGTTGTAATAGCAATAGCAGCAGATGCATTATTTAAATTTGATAAATATCAATTAAAAGATATGTTACCAGAAGGAAAAGCAAGTATAGAAGAAGCAGCAAGAGTAATAAATGATGAATATACAAGTGTAGATGAAATAAACTTAATAGGACATACAGATAGATTAGGTAGCGAAAAATATAATCAAATATTAGGATTAAATAGAGCAAAAACAGTTAGAGAATATTTTAAAGTGTTGGGTGTAACAACAAAGATTACAGTAGATAGTAAGGGTGAAAGTGAACCTGTGGTATTTTGTGAAGGAAGAAAATCTACACCTAAATTAAGAGAATGTTTACAACCAAATAGAAGAGTTATAATAGAATTTAACGGAGTAAAAATAGAAAAATAG
- a CDS encoding autotransporter outer membrane beta-barrel domain-containing protein → MRKIKLIFALLIFANFGFADYNDNLHTIENRQYFINIENAYASIGTLHSRKGENQVLAWDHCRAGKYKGMVYAKAIGNLKIQKFFPEKDEEINNLSGLGGVQLGVDWVKKTKTDVHNLFGVYGSYVGSGAKTIRRNDYYNEKFKGHNAIIGINNTTYSKYGTYLDILAQYSLNINYRASLGRDGKIRYSPRSKFDMHSFFISAEVGRPFNISRKCCEFQKGWLIEPQAQIIYNFTVGKKPEQLLRSFSYGDNYETYYMHNLRARAGLRLAHNSGTDTLNTYTIYGYTNLWGDYTYIPSEDEYYIHHEFKLWTELGAGGQIPIKKDIYVYGDAGIQIPLHGQGHTGFKTNLGIKHNF, encoded by the coding sequence ATGAGAAAAATAAAATTGATATTTGCTTTACTTATTTTTGCAAATTTCGGATTTGCGGATTACAATGATAATCTACACACAATAGAAAATAGGCAATATTTTATCAATATAGAAAATGCATATGCAAGTATAGGGACACTTCATTCTAGAAAGGGTGAAAATCAGGTGTTAGCATGGGACCATTGCAGAGCTGGAAAATATAAGGGAATGGTTTATGCAAAAGCTATAGGAAATTTAAAAATTCAAAAATTTTTTCCAGAAAAAGATGAGGAAATTAACAATCTTTCTGGATTAGGTGGAGTACAATTAGGAGTAGACTGGGTAAAAAAAACAAAAACAGATGTTCATAACTTATTTGGAGTATATGGATCATATGTAGGCTCAGGAGCTAAAACTATAAGACGTAATGACTATTATAATGAGAAATTTAAAGGACATAATGCAATTATAGGTATAAATAATACAACTTATTCTAAATATGGAACATATTTAGATATATTAGCACAATATAGTTTAAATATAAATTATAGAGCATCTTTAGGAAGAGATGGGAAAATTAGATATTCTCCTAGATCAAAATTTGATATGCATTCATTTTTTATTTCTGCAGAAGTTGGTAGACCATTTAATATAAGTAGAAAATGTTGTGAGTTTCAAAAAGGGTGGTTAATCGAACCACAAGCTCAAATTATATATAATTTTACAGTCGGTAAAAAACCTGAACAACTTTTAAGATCATTTTCGTATGGAGACAACTATGAAACATATTATATGCATAATTTAAGAGCTAGAGCAGGTTTAAGATTAGCACATAATTCTGGGACTGATACATTAAATACATATACAATTTATGGCTATACTAATTTATGGGGAGATTATACATATATTCCATCAGAAGATGAATATTATATTCACCATGAATTTAAATTATGGACTGAATTAGGTGCAGGTGGACAAATTCCAATAAAAAAAGATATATATGTATATGGAGATGCAGGTATTCAAATTCCTTTACATGGACAAGGACACACTGGTTTTAAAACTAATTTAGGAATAAAACATAATTTTTAG
- a CDS encoding prolyl oligopeptidase family serine peptidase codes for MQNNIGKIKYFKTMKIPVVDKYFGNEIIDNYRWLEDDLSDDTAKWVKAQNELTFNYLDKISYRDDIKEQISKLWNFEERSIPFVEGDYTYFFKNDGLQNQSILYRISKNGSEENFLDPNKFSEDGTVSLGEISFTEDGSLVAYSISEGGSDWRKIIVLKTEDKSIVGETLIDIKFSNISWKGNDGFFYSSYDKPNGSELSAKTDQHKLYYHKLGTSQKDDELIFGGIDTQKHRYVSGIVTKNCKYLLISASKSTSGNKLFIKDLEKENSDLIEITKDYENDTYLIDSNEDKLYLLTNFNAPNNKLVVVSAKNPSCENWKDLICETENVLGVSVGSGYIFANYTVDAVSKIKQYDYNGNYICEIILPGIGSVYGFNGKIEAEKLYYYFQNYNTPTSIYEYNVKNKESKLCWKPEIDFNSNDYESKQVFYESKDKTKIPMIITYKKGIKLDGNNPTILYGYGGFNISLTPVFNIINAVWLNNGGICAVANLRGGGEYGKKWHEAGIKFNKQNVFDDFISAAEYLINEKYTSKDYLAIKGGSNGGLLVGATLLQRPDLFKVALPAVGVLDMLRYHKFTAGAGWAYDYGTSEESIEMFKYLKSYSPVHNVVDGVEYPAVLITTGDHDDRVVPAHSFKFAAELQEKQKGENPVLIRIETNAGHGAGTPASKIIQTNADIFAFTLWNMGIKEL; via the coding sequence ATGCAAAATAATATTGGTAAAATTAAGTATTTTAAAACAATGAAAATACCAGTTGTAGACAAGTATTTTGGAAATGAAATTATAGATAATTATCGTTGGTTAGAAGATGATTTAAGTGATGATACGGCTAAATGGGTTAAAGCTCAAAATGAATTAACATTTAACTATTTAGATAAAATTAGTTATAGAGATGATATAAAAGAACAAATATCTAAATTGTGGAATTTTGAAGAAAGGAGCATTCCTTTTGTTGAAGGAGATTATACTTACTTTTTTAAAAATGATGGACTTCAAAATCAATCAATTTTATATAGAATTTCTAAAAATGGAAGTGAAGAAAACTTTTTAGATCCTAACAAATTTTCAGAAGACGGCACAGTATCATTAGGTGAAATTTCGTTTACTGAAGATGGGAGTTTAGTAGCTTATTCAATTTCTGAAGGTGGAAGTGATTGGAGAAAGATTATAGTTTTAAAAACAGAAGATAAATCAATAGTAGGTGAGACTTTGATTGATATTAAATTTTCTAATATTTCTTGGAAAGGTAATGATGGATTTTTCTATTCTAGTTATGATAAACCTAATGGAAGTGAACTTTCTGCTAAAACAGACCAACATAAATTATACTATCATAAATTAGGGACTTCTCAAAAAGATGATGAATTAATTTTTGGTGGAATAGATACACAAAAACATAGATATGTTAGTGGTATAGTTACAAAAAATTGTAAATATTTATTAATTTCTGCTTCAAAATCAACTTCTGGGAATAAACTATTTATTAAAGATTTAGAAAAAGAAAATAGTGATTTAATTGAAATTACAAAAGATTATGAAAATGATACATATTTAATTGATAGTAATGAAGATAAACTATATTTATTAACTAATTTTAATGCTCCGAATAATAAGTTAGTTGTAGTTAGTGCGAAAAATCCGAGTTGTGAAAATTGGAAGGATTTAATATGTGAAACTGAAAATGTATTAGGAGTTTCTGTTGGATCAGGTTATATATTTGCTAATTATACGGTAGATGCTGTATCAAAAATTAAACAATATGATTATAACGGAAATTATATCTGTGAAATTATTCTTCCAGGCATTGGTTCTGTATATGGATTTAATGGTAAAATAGAAGCTGAAAAGTTGTATTATTATTTCCAAAACTATAATACGCCAACTAGTATATATGAGTATAACGTAAAAAATAAAGAATCAAAACTTTGTTGGAAACCAGAAATAGATTTTAATTCTAATGATTATGAGAGTAAGCAAGTATTTTATGAATCAAAAGATAAAACTAAAATTCCTATGATAATTACTTATAAAAAAGGGATTAAATTAGATGGAAATAATCCAACTATACTTTATGGTTATGGTGGGTTTAATATTAGTTTGACACCAGTATTTAATATTATAAATGCAGTTTGGTTAAATAATGGTGGTATATGTGCTGTCGCTAACCTTAGGGGTGGTGGAGAGTATGGTAAGAAGTGGCATGAAGCAGGAATTAAATTTAATAAGCAAAATGTTTTTGATGACTTCATATCAGCAGCTGAATATTTAATTAATGAAAAATATACTTCAAAAGATTACCTAGCAATAAAAGGTGGTTCGAATGGTGGCTTATTAGTAGGAGCAACACTACTTCAAAGACCTGATTTATTTAAAGTAGCACTTCCAGCAGTAGGAGTACTTGATATGTTGCGTTATCATAAATTTACAGCAGGTGCTGGCTGGGCTTATGATTACGGGACATCAGAAGAAAGTATAGAAATGTTTAAATATTTAAAATCATATTCTCCTGTACATAATGTAGTAGATGGAGTTGAATATCCAGCAGTATTAATAACTACTGGAGATCATGATGATAGAGTTGTACCAGCACATAGTTTTAAATTTGCAGCAGAATTACAAGAAAAACAAAAGGGAGAAAATCCAGTATTAATTAGAATAGAGACTAATGCAGGACATGGTGCAGGAACACCAGCTTCTAAAATAATACAAACAAATGCCGATATTTTTGCATTTACACTATGGAATATGGGAATTAAAGAACTATAA
- a CDS encoding MurR/RpiR family transcriptional regulator, which produces MKYISIIDSFYPALSKQEKKIADFFKKKKQEIAIMNLQEITKKISVSEATITRFVRKLGFKGFIDFKLEVARENPNRKITIKGDYIENISKNIFNTINDTKLLIKKTNINKAIKYIENSKKMYIFGLGASGVAAEEMQNRFMRYGKIGNCVNVAHFQVMYASTITNEDLVIAISLSGETPDLLYPVSIAKKNGCKIIAITNYILSPLAKMADIVILTSGKETPLDGGSLISKISQLYVIDILATGYALKNEKKAEHAKHNIAKAIADKYKE; this is translated from the coding sequence ATGAAGTATATTTCAATAATAGATTCTTTTTATCCTGCTCTTAGTAAACAGGAGAAAAAAATTGCGGATTTTTTCAAGAAAAAAAAGCAAGAAATAGCAATAATGAATTTACAAGAGATTACCAAGAAAATCTCAGTATCAGAAGCAACTATAACAAGATTTGTTAGAAAACTTGGTTTTAAAGGTTTTATAGATTTTAAACTAGAAGTGGCTAGAGAAAATCCAAATAGAAAAATTACTATTAAAGGAGATTATATAGAAAATATATCTAAAAATATATTTAATACTATAAATGATACCAAGTTGTTAATAAAGAAAACAAATATAAATAAAGCGATTAAGTATATAGAAAATTCTAAAAAAATGTATATATTTGGATTAGGAGCATCAGGGGTGGCAGCAGAAGAAATGCAAAACAGATTTATGCGTTATGGTAAGATTGGAAATTGTGTTAATGTAGCACATTTTCAGGTAATGTATGCTTCAACTATAACTAATGAAGATTTAGTTATTGCTATTAGTTTATCAGGGGAAACTCCTGACTTACTATACCCTGTTAGTATAGCAAAGAAAAATGGTTGTAAAATTATAGCAATAACAAATTATATTTTATCTCCATTAGCCAAAATGGCAGATATAGTAATACTTACTTCTGGTAAAGAAACTCCTTTAGATGGGGGGTCATTAATATCAAAAATATCTCAGTTATATGTGATAGATATTTTGGCAACAGGTTATGCTCTAAAAAATGAGAAAAAAGCAGAACATGCAAAGCATAATATAGCAAAAGCAATAGCAGATAAGTATAAAGAATAG
- a CDS encoding ABC transporter substrate-binding protein, with protein sequence MKRNFVKSLVAVATLGLFALSCGKKEEAKVEGPVTIKYWAFPNFNGDSEFKTSEEFDKALIKAFEEKNPNIKVEYQKIDFTDGPAKLQTALQSNSAPDVVLDAPGRIIDWAKNGFLVPFDNVDAKQFSDSLVSASSLDGKLYLRPLGSAPFLMAFNKKITDKLGVTDLLPLDKPGRNWTVAEFEKLLTAIHEKDKSIDPILFYTKSQAGDQGPRAFVSNLFDSWITDKDITKYTINDENGVKSLEWIKSAYDKGLIGKGVSAEAKDALEAFRSGKAAGTILYSPGLRALDAEAMAKGISEPVYVAFPNDSGQAKYEFLLMGAAVFDNKDEARIKAAQKFVEFIATDADWGERALKATKNFSPVKGVTGIYGDDKEINFLEGLNAYYGPYYNTIDGYAQMRPLWFNMVQSVLNGQETAKNALDKFVENANKTIEDAK encoded by the coding sequence ATGAAAAGAAATTTTGTTAAATCATTAGTAGCTGTGGCTACACTAGGTTTATTTGCTTTATCTTGTGGGAAAAAAGAAGAAGCAAAAGTGGAAGGACCTGTTACAATTAAATATTGGGCATTTCCTAATTTTAATGGAGATTCTGAATTTAAAACTTCAGAAGAATTTGATAAAGCTTTAATAAAAGCATTCGAAGAAAAAAATCCAAATATTAAAGTTGAATATCAAAAGATAGATTTTACAGATGGTCCAGCTAAATTACAAACAGCTCTACAATCAAACTCAGCACCAGATGTGGTTTTAGATGCACCAGGTCGTATAATTGATTGGGCTAAAAATGGTTTCTTAGTACCATTCGATAATGTAGATGCTAAACAATTTTCAGATAGTTTAGTTTCAGCATCAAGTCTTGATGGTAAATTATATTTAAGACCTTTAGGTTCTGCACCGTTCTTAATGGCATTTAATAAAAAAATAACTGATAAATTAGGTGTAACTGATTTATTACCATTAGATAAACCAGGTAGAAACTGGACAGTAGCAGAATTTGAAAAATTATTAACTGCTATACATGAAAAAGATAAAAGTATAGATCCAATCTTATTCTATACTAAATCACAAGCAGGAGATCAAGGACCAAGAGCATTTGTTTCAAACTTATTTGATTCTTGGATTACAGATAAAGATATAACTAAATATACTATAAATGATGAAAATGGTGTTAAATCATTAGAATGGATTAAATCAGCATATGATAAAGGATTAATAGGTAAAGGTGTTTCAGCTGAAGCGAAAGATGCATTAGAAGCATTTAGAAGTGGTAAAGCAGCAGGAACTATACTTTATTCACCAGGTCTAAGAGCATTAGATGCTGAAGCTATGGCTAAAGGTATATCAGAACCAGTTTATGTTGCTTTCCCTAATGATAGTGGACAAGCTAAATATGAATTCTTATTAATGGGTGCAGCAGTATTTGATAATAAAGATGAAGCAAGAATTAAAGCAGCTCAAAAATTTGTTGAATTTATAGCAACAGATGCTGATTGGGGAGAAAGAGCATTAAAAGCAACTAAAAACTTCTCACCAGTTAAAGGTGTAACAGGTATATATGGAGATGACAAAGAAATTAATTTCTTAGAAGGTTTAAATGCATACTATGGACCTTACTATAATACTATAGATGGTTATGCTCAAATGAGACCATTATGGTTTAACATGGTACAATCAGTATTAAATGGACAAGAAACAGCTAAAAATGCATTAGATAAATTTGTTGAAAATGCAAATAAAACTATTGAAGATGCAAAATAA
- a CDS encoding autotransporter outer membrane beta-barrel domain-containing protein → MKKIALGLLIITNITFALEVDIIKNNVNFDHVYANIGTLHSRKGENQTLAWDDCGKAKTDKIVWGKAIGNYNSLEINNKLNNIEEFGTGLGGVQLGFDYRLKTKSEINNLFGVYATYTGSRSDLSTKKAINKYDSNNISIALNNTTYSKYGSYIDIVGQYTYTNQKFKHVYTADDIANIPKSIRKYKELYYGHNFSMSVEVGRPFNINQSGWLLEPQGQIIYTLSVSKTTKLEAGGYMKKLEPALLHSLRGRVGLRLSNNSGSHTLNTNTGYVYTNLWVDPLKHNFLKALNNSSYVYNNETNNFKLFGEIGVGGQIPVLKNVYLYGDTSFRFGFVGKKYYEFKSNLGMKYNF, encoded by the coding sequence ATGAAAAAAATAGCATTAGGATTATTAATAATAACTAATATTACATTTGCCCTTGAAGTAGATATTATAAAAAATAATGTTAACTTTGATCATGTTTATGCTAATATAGGAACTCTTCATTCAAGAAAGGGTGAAAATCAAACATTAGCATGGGATGATTGTGGTAAAGCAAAAACAGACAAAATAGTTTGGGGAAAAGCAATTGGAAATTACAATTCTTTAGAAATAAATAACAAACTTAATAATATAGAAGAATTTGGAACTGGTTTAGGTGGAGTACAATTAGGGTTTGACTATAGATTAAAAACAAAAAGCGAAATTAATAATTTATTTGGAGTATATGCAACATATACTGGATCTAGAAGTGATTTAAGCACTAAAAAAGCAATAAATAAATATGATAGTAATAATATTAGTATAGCCTTAAATAATACAACATATTCTAAATATGGTTCATACATAGATATAGTAGGTCAGTATACTTATACTAATCAAAAATTTAAACATGTTTACACTGCTGATGATATAGCTAATATTCCAAAGAGTATTAGAAAATATAAAGAACTGTATTATGGACATAATTTTTCAATGTCAGTTGAAGTTGGAAGACCGTTTAATATAAATCAATCTGGTTGGTTATTAGAACCGCAAGGACAAATCATATATACATTGTCTGTATCTAAAACTACAAAGTTAGAAGCGGGAGGCTATATGAAAAAATTAGAACCTGCTTTATTACATAGTTTAAGGGGGAGAGTAGGATTAAGATTATCAAATAATTCAGGTAGTCATACATTAAACACTAATACAGGGTATGTATATACTAATTTATGGGTAGATCCACTTAAACATAATTTTTTAAAAGCATTGAACAATTCTAGTTATGTATATAATAATGAAACAAATAATTTTAAATTATTTGGAGAAATTGGTGTAGGTGGACAAATACCTGTTTTAAAAAATGTGTACTTGTATGGAGATACAAGTTTTAGATTTGGATTTGTAGGTAAAAAATATTATGAATTTAAATCAAATTTAGGAATGAAATATAATTTTTAG
- a CDS encoding dihydrodipicolinate synthase family protein: MKYDLEKFKGIFVALYSAYDDNGNVCEERAKALTQYYIDKGVKGLYVGGSSGEGVLQNEEERKKMLEAVMSVAKGKLTIIVHIGANSTPESVRLAKHAEKLGVDAISSIPCVYYGFSPKAIKRHWDAMIDATDLPFIIYHIPQTTRFNLPLSLFMEMAANKKVIGIKCSAESTFELQQFKYIGEQVKCGEFIVFNGPDEQFIAGRMIGADSGIGGTYGVMPELFMKMDELLKNGNFAKAREIQNEVNEIIKGLITGPSLYGVAKYILHLRGIETGQPRGPMLPIESEEEICICKELNERINDAIKKYC; this comes from the coding sequence ATGAAGTACGATTTAGAAAAATTTAAAGGAATTTTTGTGGCACTTTATTCAGCATATGATGATAACGGCAATGTTTGTGAAGAAAGAGCAAAGGCTTTAACTCAATATTATATTGATAAAGGGGTTAAAGGATTATATGTAGGTGGTTCTTCTGGCGAAGGTGTATTACAAAACGAAGAAGAAAGAAAGAAAATGTTAGAAGCAGTTATGTCAGTTGCTAAGGGTAAATTGACTATTATAGTCCATATAGGAGCAAATTCAACTCCTGAATCAGTAAGACTAGCAAAACATGCAGAGAAGTTAGGAGTAGATGCAATATCATCTATACCATGTGTGTATTATGGATTTAGTCCAAAAGCAATAAAAAGACACTGGGATGCTATGATAGATGCAACTGATTTACCATTTATAATTTATCATATACCACAAACAACAAGATTTAATTTACCATTATCATTATTTATGGAAATGGCTGCAAATAAAAAAGTTATAGGTATTAAATGTTCTGCTGAAAGTACATTTGAACTTCAACAGTTTAAATATATAGGGGAACAAGTTAAATGTGGAGAGTTCATAGTATTTAATGGACCTGATGAACAGTTTATTGCTGGGCGTATGATAGGTGCTGATAGTGGAATAGGTGGAACTTATGGTGTAATGCCTGAACTATTTATGAAAATGGATGAACTTTTAAAAAATGGAAATTTTGCTAAAGCAAGAGAAATACAAAATGAAGTTAATGAAATAATAAAAGGCTTGATAACTGGACCATCACTATATGGAGTGGCAAAATATATACTACATTTAAGAGGTATAGAAACTGGTCAACCAAGAGGACCTATGTTACCTATTGAAAGTGAAGAAGAAATTTGCATATGTAAAGAATTAAATGAAAGAATAAATGATGCAATTAAAAAATATTGTTAA
- a CDS encoding ROK family protein produces MRTLCFDVGGTYIKYAIIENDRDEIEIKKIKTRITKQDNYILEDIINTIKEYENIDAIGVSTAGVVDSEKGEIAFSGPTIPNYTGTKIKESIENIFKVPCFVENDVNAAAYGEYTYTKSSGTTFMMTIGTGVGGSIILNDNVYNGNSMTAGEIGYMPYKNGYFQDYASARFLTSYASEKLGFEVDGKYIFENAKKGNEVCNEAIDTLIENLCFGILNIIYLLNPKKIIIGGGITAQGTYLENKIKKQLNKKIISEKFKTEICLAKLENSAGLYGMFYITQKGK; encoded by the coding sequence ATGAGAACACTTTGTTTTGATGTTGGTGGAACATATATAAAGTATGCAATTATAGAAAATGATAGAGATGAAATAGAGATAAAAAAAATAAAAACAAGAATAACTAAACAAGATAACTACATTTTAGAAGATATAATTAATACTATAAAAGAATATGAAAATATAGATGCTATTGGAGTATCAACAGCAGGAGTTGTAGATAGTGAAAAAGGTGAAATAGCATTTTCTGGACCAACTATACCAAATTATACTGGTACAAAAATAAAAGAAAGTATAGAAAATATATTTAAAGTGCCTTGTTTTGTAGAAAATGATGTAAATGCAGCTGCTTATGGTGAATATACATATACTAAATCAAGTGGAACTACATTTATGATGACTATAGGTACTGGTGTTGGTGGAAGTATAATACTAAATGATAATGTTTATAATGGAAATTCCATGACAGCAGGGGAAATAGGTTATATGCCATATAAAAATGGTTATTTTCAAGATTATGCATCTGCTAGATTTTTAACTAGTTATGCAAGTGAAAAATTAGGGTTTGAAGTAGATGGTAAATATATATTTGAAAATGCTAAAAAAGGAAATGAAGTATGCAATGAAGCAATAGATACTTTAATAGAGAATTTATGTTTTGGTATATTAAATATAATTTATTTATTAAATCCTAAAAAAATAATAATAGGTGGCGGAATTACTGCACAAGGAACTTATTTAGAAAATAAAATAAAAAAACAATTAAACAAAAAAATTATAAGCGAAAAATTTAAAACAGAAATATGTTTAGCGAAGTTAGAAAATTCAGCAGGACTATACGGTATGTTTTACATTACTCAGAAAGGAAAATAG
- a CDS encoding N-acetylmannosamine-6-phosphate 2-epimerase yields the protein MNKEQLLQKLRGQLIVSCQALPEEPLYMEEMSVMPLMAKAAMLAGAKGIRANSARDIIEIKKVVSLPVIGIIKKKYDGGEQHITVGMSEIDALVAAGADIVALDCTLRERYDGLHINEFIAKIKEKYPDILLMADISNFEEGLNAQNNGVDFVGTTLSGYTPYTPKLDGPDFELIEKLVKELHVPIIAEGRVHTPEQARKMLELGAFAVVVGGAITRPLEITKRFINEMGL from the coding sequence GTGAACAAAGAACAATTATTGCAAAAATTAAGAGGACAACTTATAGTTTCTTGTCAGGCTTTACCAGAGGAACCATTATACATGGAGGAAATGTCTGTAATGCCTTTAATGGCAAAAGCGGCTATGTTAGCAGGTGCTAAAGGTATAAGGGCTAATAGTGCAAGAGATATAATTGAGATAAAAAAAGTTGTTTCTTTACCAGTTATTGGTATAATAAAGAAAAAATATGATGGTGGGGAACAACATATAACAGTCGGGATGAGTGAAATAGATGCATTAGTTGCAGCAGGAGCGGATATAGTAGCGCTAGATTGCACTCTTCGTGAAAGATATGATGGCTTGCATATTAATGAATTTATTGCTAAAATTAAGGAGAAGTATCCTGACATATTATTAATGGCAGATATTTCTAATTTTGAAGAAGGGTTAAATGCCCAAAATAATGGGGTTGATTTTGTAGGAACTACTCTTAGTGGTTATACTCCTTACACTCCTAAATTAGATGGACCTGATTTTGAATTAATAGAAAAATTAGTTAAAGAATTACATGTTCCAATAATAGCAGAAGGTAGGGTACATACACCTGAACAAGCTCGTAAAATGTTAGAATTAGGAGCATTTGCAGTAGTGGTTGGAGGTGCTATAACAAGACCATTAGAGATAACTAAAAGATTTATAAACGAAATGGGGTTATAA
- a CDS encoding biotin--[acetyl-CoA-carboxylase] ligase gives MNIFKFDVLESTNEYLKANNSKYDEFDIIIAENQSKGKARNGNNWVSDIGMGLFTFYINKNFKSDILMKIPIISGLAVIKALNKIEKSEYMFKWTNDIYLKNKKLCGILIENVDNKTYIGIGININNTIPNEIENIAISMNGAFGKKYNIDEIIKTIVCSFKELLNMLLDNKFDEIIKEVNKVNYLKNKKIVFKISEKLIKAKILDINKDGFIEAIVNNEKKVFSIGEIIREKRILNLDLDNSFEIVKKLQEDYVDIIAYSVNNYERAKIIAKKAKIKLYKIENKEDLENLKRQYNCNEYDLEK, from the coding sequence ATGAATATATTTAAATTTGACGTTTTAGAATCAACGAATGAATATTTGAAAGCCAATAATTCAAAATATGATGAATTTGATATAATTATTGCAGAAAATCAGTCTAAAGGAAAAGCAAGAAATGGAAATAATTGGGTATCAGATATAGGTATGGGACTTTTCACTTTTTATATTAATAAAAATTTTAAGTCTGATATTTTGATGAAAATTCCTATTATTTCTGGTTTAGCAGTAATAAAAGCATTAAATAAAATTGAAAAAAGTGAATACATGTTTAAGTGGACTAATGATATTTATTTGAAAAATAAAAAACTTTGTGGGATTCTTATAGAAAATGTAGATAATAAGACTTATATAGGAATAGGAATAAATATAAATAATACTATACCTAATGAGATAGAAAATATAGCAATATCTATGAATGGAGCATTTGGCAAAAAATATAATATTGATGAAATTATAAAAACAATAGTGTGTTCTTTTAAAGAATTATTAAATATGTTATTAGATAATAAATTTGATGAAATAATAAAGGAAGTTAATAAGGTAAATTATCTAAAAAATAAGAAAATAGTTTTTAAAATATCTGAAAAATTAATTAAGGCCAAAATATTAGACATAAATAAAGATGGTTTTATAGAAGCTATCGTTAATAATGAAAAAAAAGTTTTCTCTATTGGTGAAATAATACGAGAAAAAAGGATTTTAAATTTAGATTTAGATAATTCATTTGAAATAGTAAAAAAACTTCAAGAAGATTATGTTGATATAATAGCATATAGTGTTAATAATTATGAAAGAGCAAAAATAATAGCCAAAAAAGCTAAAATTAAACTATATAAAATAGAAAACAAAGAAGATTTAGAAAATTTAAAAAGACAATATAATTGTAATGAATATGATTTAGAAAAATAA